A single window of Sphaerodactylus townsendi isolate TG3544 linkage group LG03, MPM_Stown_v2.3, whole genome shotgun sequence DNA harbors:
- the LOC125428698 gene encoding zinc finger and SCAN domain-containing protein 31-like, giving the protein MAADQGILSNFGLHFQADVEHWRPPRMKTEEQRSSKEAEDLRGERKTPLVIQAGSIKEFLQRRPAQQLKKESTEALLQHWETQWQEFLKTVESPHSGWGIPQLLVESTPWDDTKGFLASYEQVAEACQWPKEVWATRLLPALSGEAEQAFSRLDPRDREDYGKVKATILQWDAITRERKRQQFRRFCYQEAEGPRAVYSQLRELCHGWLKAEKQTKEQILELLILEQFLTVLPQEMQNWVRESGPETCSQAVALAEGFLLSQHVIERKEEQVPAFEEKPGTFCEAKQVPSDLVSRQVSREGDSAGVRPLGKGLINTSKEDKCQPKGSDPEEPIVISEWRAKQPLSQCPKKEGEPPSQRGPKRHPKSQPGEEGRKPIPFQSPSLSKAFGQQQSYARKADATCNIMVHGFTQRPSFVGCPDCGKGFIDNATLARHRRIHTGEKPYRCSECGKSFSQNGTLKAHQKTHLGVKAFQGSLLTKNQRVQMGNNPSIGSASGVTFGAGPSLVARRKTHMMGPKLFECSNCGKGFSRIAHLISHERIHTGVKPFECSDCGKSFSDKSNFNRHYRLHMRDKQQSS; this is encoded by the exons atggctgctgatcaGGGAATCCTATCAAACTTTGGTCTACATTTCCAGGCAGATGTAGAACATTGGAGGCCTCCCAGGATGAAAACAGAGGAACAAAGAAGCTCCAAAGAAGCAGAGGAtttaaggggggaaaggaaaactcCCCTGGTCATCCAGGCTGGGAGCATCAAGGAATTCCTGCAACGAAGACCAGCTCAACAGCTTAAAAAGGAATCGACTGAGGCACTCCTACAACACTGGGAAACTCAGTGGCAAGAGTTTTTGAAGACAGTGGAGTCTCCACACTCAGGCTGGGGCATCCCACAGTTGCTAGTGGAGTCCACCCCATGGGATGACACTAAAGGATTTCTGGCCTCCTACGAGCAAGTGGCTGAAGCCTGCCAGTGGCCCAAAGAAGTATGGGCAACCCGACTCCTGCCAGCCCTCAGTGGAGAAGCTGAGCAGGCCTTTAGCAGACTGGATCCAAGAGACAGGGAGGATTATGGGAAGGTGAAGGCTACCATTTTGCAGTGGGATGCCATTACCAGAGAAAGGAAGCGCCAACAATTCAGGCGCttctgctaccaggaggctgaGGGGCCGAGGGCAGTTTACAGCCAGCTCCGTGAACTTTGCCATGGGTGGCTGAAGGCTGAGAAGCAAACAAAGGAGCAGATCTTGGAGCTGCTTATTCTGGAGCAATTCTTGACTGTTCTGCCACAGGAAATGCAGAACTGGGTCAGGGAAAGTGGCCCAGAGACCTGTTCCCAAGcagtggccctggcagaaggTTTTTTACTGAGTCAGCATGTGATtgagaggaaggaagagcag GTGCCAGCATTTGAAGAaaagcctgggaccttctgtgagGCAAAGCAGGTGCCATCAGATCTTGTGTCACGGCAGGTGTCTAGGGAAGGTGACAGTGCAGGTGTGAGACCACTGG GTAAAGGATTGATTAATACAAGCAAGGAGGACAAGTGTCAGCCAAAAGGTTCTGACCCAGAGGAACCAATCGTGATTTCAGAATGGAGGGCCAAGCAGCCTCTTTCCCAGTGTCCTAAGAAGGAAGGAGAGCCTCCAAGTCAGCGTGGCCCCAAGAGGCACCCAAAAAGTCaacctggggaggaggggagaaaaccCATTCCCTTCCAGAGTCCTTCCCTCAGCAAGGCCTTTGGGCAACAGCAGAGCTATGCGAGGAAGGCAGATGCCACTTGCAATATCATGGTCCATGGCTTTACCCAGAGACCGAGCTTTGTCGGCTGTCCCGACTGTGGTAAAGGCTTCATCGACAATGCCACCCTGGCTCGGCACCGGAGAATCCACACCGGAGAGAAACCCTATAGGTGCTCAgaatgtgggaagagcttcagccaGAATGGTACACTGAAGGCGCATCAGAAAACCCACCTGGGAGTGAAAGCGTTCCAGGGCTCACTGCTCACTAAAAACCAGAGGGTCCAAATGGGCAACAACCCATCCATTGGCTCGGCCAGTGGGGTCACCTTCGGTGCTGGCCCCAGCCTCGTCGCACGTCGGAAGACTCACATGATGGGACCGAAGCTGTTTGAGTGCTCAAACTGTGGGAAAGGGTTCAGCCGGATCGCACACCTCATTTCTCAcgagagaatccacacaggagtgAAGCCCTTTGAATGCTCggactgtgggaaaagcttcagtgaCAAATCAAACTTCAACAGGCATTACAGGCTCCATATGAGAGATAAACAACAGTCTAGCTAG